From Helicoverpa armigera isolate CAAS_96S chromosome 17, ASM3070526v1, whole genome shotgun sequence, one genomic window encodes:
- the LOC126054792 gene encoding uncharacterized protein LOC126054792, with translation MVQYKSDGRCAASQLSFDYGTDHFSSKMDSEAITNLLKAIRDAVSTTQQKDDDIALPLFDPDKNDCGAKSWCDSIEALRADLKWSSIKTAAKAGKALRGSAVTWFESWEPAEGRSWEKFSTDIIDAYPEKKNLSERLSKAVLHSSDSADSYGEYAREKIRLYRNTKISFTDEQLIELVCGGITDVDVRMASLNSGVTTTAALISLLSIYSKSKKRPLESSDPGPSGIKVPKLAGEKKCFTCNKVGHVQSFCPKNRQTSVRSSTTFQASQSSRPNDPRPIICTYCKKIGHTESVCYHKQRAESNNSSSITIVPNKAVNFLERPN, from the exons ATGGTTCAATATAAAAGCGATGGACGGTGCGCCGCCAGTCAGTTGAGCTTCGACTACGGAACGGACCACTTCTCATCAAA GATGGATTCTGAAGCGATTACCAATCTTCTGAAAGCAATCCGAGATGCTGTATCTACAACCCAACAAAAGGATGATGACATCGCTCTGCCACTATTTGACCCTGACAAGAATGATTGCGGAGCCAAGAGTTGGTGCGACAGTATTGAAGCTCTCCGTGCCGATTTGAAGTGGAGCAGTATCAAGACGGCAGCTAAAGCTGGTAAGGCTCTCAGAGGTTCCGCTGTAACTTGGTTCGAGTCCTGGGAACCAGCAGAAGGCAGATCTTGGGAAAAGTTTTCTACGGACATTATCGATGCCTATCCCGAAAAGAAAAACTTATCCGAGAGACTTAGCAAGGCAGTTTTACATTCATCAGACTCTGCTGATTCTTATGGCGAGTACGCTAGAGAAAAAATAAGACTGTATCGAAATACAAAAATTTCTTTCACCGATGAACAACTCATTGAATTAGTTTGCGGTGGAATAACTGATGTTGACGTTAGGATGGCCTCACTCAATAGCGGCGTCACTACAACTGCTGCCCTAATATCTCTCCTCTCAATTTACTCTAAATCCAAAAAGAGACCGTTAGAAAGTAGTGATCCCGGTCCTTCGGGAATCAAAGTACCCAAACTCGCTGGTGAAAAGAAGTGTTTCACTTGTAATAAAGTTGGCCATGTACAGTCATTTTGCCCTAAAAATAGGCAAACATCGGTTCGCAGCTCCACTACTTTCCAAGCCTCACAATCATCTAGACCTAATGATCCTCGTCcaataatatgtacatattgtaAAAAGATAGGTCACACTGAATCAGTGTGCTATCATAAGCAAAGAGCCGAGTCAAATAATTCTTCATCCATTACCATAGTACCAAATAAGGCAGTTAATTTTTTAGAAAGACCGAACTAA